The Thiomicrorhabdus lithotrophica DNA segment GAATTGACGGTAATGATGGCATCGGCATATTGAACTAAATCCGAGGTACTGAAATCGTCTATGAATTTAAGATTTGCTGCTTGCTGATTTCTTAAGTCATTATATTGCTCATCACAAGAAGGATGCTCTTTAAAGACAAATACCACATCGCCTTTTAACTGTTTGCTTAATGTTTGGCATAAAGCAAAAAGTTGACGCATATTACGAATCCATTGTGAATGCAGATAAATATTACTGTCTTCAACAACTTGAAAAGGCACTAAAATAAAGTGCTTTGGCAAACTGGCAGGCCTGGTAGATTGGATTGGTAAAGCCTGGCTCCCTTCAGTATTAGATAAGTGTCTATTCAAATAGAATTCCACATTATTTGGTATTGAGCTATAAAAGTTCACTCCTTTCGGATCAATCGCAGAAAATCCAGGTAATGGTCCTGTTTCAAAGAAGATGGGGTGTTTTTTCATGGTTTTTAAGGCAATGACTAAAACTGCTTGTCTAAATTTTTTACCGTTCCAAATACCGACATGACCAATTTGTAAATTTTTTAACCAGCTAACATAAGTACCATATAACCAACATGCTTGCAGAAACGATATCGCAGTAAATAAAGGCCATATTATTTTGGGATAATGTTTACCTTTACTGCTATTTCGTTTTCTAACCGTTAATAATTCGGCTTGGTGCCACAACTCAGAAAAAGGATATTTAATAAATAGAGAAGGAACTTTTAGAGATTTATACCAAATCACCTCACTATCAAGGTCTATACTTTGACTCAACTCAGAGAAATAGTTTCGTTGATCTCGGCTAGCCGCAAAAAAGACAATAGACCCCATACAATCAGCCTTTTAACTTTTCTAAAAGTGCACTCAACACATCATCTACAGACAAGCCCTGTAAAGACTCTATTTCTTGATTATGATTTGAAAACTTTTTGATATAGTCAGGAGCACAAGGAGATTCTAATCGAACGACCTCAGAGCCATCCGCACCGACTAACTTAGGATCAGTCACTCGATACAGTACCACCATAGGTACTTCTAGTGCCGCTGCAACATGTGACAAACCTGTATCTACAGAGACTACCGCTTCGGCATTTTTTAGCGTTTTAGCCATATCATTTAGGCTTAACATTTCTGGAGGTACCCAGACCTTTCTACCCGAAGGGTTATTTTGACCTTCTAAAGAGCTAGTAATTCTCAAAGCACGCTCATGCTCTTCTTGATTTCCCCAGGGAAGAATCACTTTTTTGCCTAGAGCATTGACCTTTTTCAGCAACTCAATCCAATAACTTTCTGGCCAATATTTGGTATCCCAAGTGGTGCCGTGTAGAAACACCCAATATTCATGTTCAGCAAACTGCTCAGTGACTAATTGCGGCTTTGACCAGGCCTGGGTATCTAGCCCATAAACTATCGGAGCATTTTCAGGCAAAACATAACCCAAACCCTGAGCAACCAACTGACGTAATCGCAAAATAGCATGTTGGTTTTTTGCCACCGAGCACTTAGAGTCATAAAACAAGGTTGCTAGAGGTTCTCGTGCACTTTTCCA contains these protein-coding regions:
- the waaC gene encoding lipopolysaccharide heptosyltransferase I, whose protein sequence is MRILLIKMSSMGDVFHTFPALSDAQQNIPGLIVDWVVEGAFSEIPKWHPVVDKVYPIELRKWRTSLFRKQTRQEIKAFFKEVNQTDYDLVIDAQGLLKSAWVARKINAKIAGYDWKSAREPLATLFYDSKCSVAKNQHAILRLRQLVAQGLGYVLPENAPIVYGLDTQAWSKPQLVTEQFAEHEYWVFLHGTTWDTKYWPESYWIELLKKVNALGKKVILPWGNQEEHERALRITSSLEGQNNPSGRKVWVPPEMLSLNDMAKTLKNAEAVVSVDTGLSHVAAALEVPMVVLYRVTDPKLVGADGSEVVRLESPCAPDYIKKFSNHNQEIESLQGLSVDDVLSALLEKLKG
- a CDS encoding capsular polysaccharide export protein, LipB/KpsS family, which gives rise to MGSIVFFAASRDQRNYFSELSQSIDLDSEVIWYKSLKVPSLFIKYPFSELWHQAELLTVRKRNSSKGKHYPKIIWPLFTAISFLQACWLYGTYVSWLKNLQIGHVGIWNGKKFRQAVLVIALKTMKKHPIFFETGPLPGFSAIDPKGVNFYSSIPNNVEFYLNRHLSNTEGSQALPIQSTRPASLPKHFILVPFQVVEDSNIYLHSQWIRNMRQLFALCQTLSKQLKGDVVFVFKEHPSCDEQYNDLRNQQAANLKFIDDFSTSDLVQYADAIITVNSTVGIEGLIARKKVFVLGDALFGIDGISYPVDSEQALLKLLVNIEKLALNEKAISNFIDYLKHDYGIVQNAMKNPGSEHWAAANERLALLIEGKSSEALKLLN